One part of the Dyadobacter sp. 676 genome encodes these proteins:
- a CDS encoding DUF3352 domain-containing protein has product MSKKKLIAILLVVIIASAGYFLFRWSRGSSAAWQFIPSNAVVVITSEHLQDSAYTATEAALDLKRLPLLDIASDNLTLLNLLTKDSQKLKTFLKGKTLSYSYHPRTSTEWGVIMYIPVTDDEAKWLASPQHANIRLLHHNFQDHRITDAIDANSRPLFSYLVKDHYLVVSYYGDLVEDAVRASSLNIGSFRLRSRFSNINDSDYGTSLYLRTDAWKSVMSMENVATLAEFGKSFPTYQDFHIEKAENKGNLVIKSDGADAPDYYLTDLFKDNPGVPFTGHKHISQQTSFLYRAAAADKAAFKAAFSKWHNKYKSPALDKLNYYISGESNLLTDNIGSEFVLCQLEENNSITDGKILLTEFSNYDKVRPVLQKLARLANQESNVSADQYQGYDIYAIPIPELPLGLYGPLFTGFPRSYITYVAPYLVISNNSQVLQNYIVDYENQITWKQSPEYDSVLTNVNHEAQLAMIVNLRKAQSGEETQVSKKYSDLTAKIESITLQCRFDGSEAFPELTFQPKKRQTASKVLNRTFLNIDIEWPDIYDSELAALQNPIDGSSEILLTDKEHNLLRTNNLREGKTETIAKLNGPIGTSAYKVDFLNIGRQQRIFATGRTVYALDEDDSTNVSTFQAHLPASDAISALYLIDGGEDGSNRFIVKSSAEELFVWESVTRPLKRLNHSVRFDKIVGPVVALNQIGNRGFIVTQQNGKIYLLKENGTVRPGFPVDILTRAESPFTWAQNPQTGQPELVGVSVSGELIRISLDGKITSRKQLLRPEPGSRFRILFDRNSLDWILVRSVNSKTAIITKDGRELFEIKDILPNAVIQYHFFGVDNRFITIKSGSYTTVFDMNGKRLGDKAIPSEMPVQLTYQPGYYKLLIFSRSEKKIQVWSIKLR; this is encoded by the coding sequence GTGTCGAAAAAAAAACTGATTGCTATCCTGCTGGTCGTCATTATCGCGTCAGCAGGATATTTCCTGTTCAGATGGTCGAGGGGCTCGTCGGCGGCCTGGCAATTCATCCCGTCCAATGCCGTGGTGGTAATTACCAGCGAGCATTTGCAGGATTCGGCCTATACGGCCACGGAGGCCGCTCTCGATCTTAAACGGCTTCCTCTTCTCGACATCGCCAGCGATAACCTGACATTGCTTAACCTGCTGACGAAGGATTCCCAAAAGCTCAAAACGTTCCTGAAAGGCAAAACGCTCTCCTACTCCTACCACCCGCGCACGAGTACCGAATGGGGCGTAATTATGTACATTCCGGTGACGGACGACGAAGCCAAATGGCTCGCCAGCCCCCAGCATGCCAACATCCGGCTTTTGCATCACAACTTCCAGGACCATCGCATCACCGACGCCATCGACGCCAATTCGCGGCCGCTGTTTTCCTATCTGGTGAAAGACCATTACCTGGTTGTCAGCTATTACGGCGACCTCGTCGAAGATGCCGTCCGCGCCTCCTCGCTCAATATCGGTTCTTTCCGGCTGCGCTCCCGCTTCTCGAACATCAACGATTCGGATTACGGAACAAGCCTTTACCTGCGTACGGATGCCTGGAAATCGGTAATGTCCATGGAGAATGTGGCCACGTTGGCGGAGTTTGGAAAGAGCTTCCCGACTTATCAGGATTTTCATATTGAAAAAGCCGAAAATAAGGGAAATCTCGTGATCAAATCGGACGGTGCCGATGCTCCGGACTATTATCTGACCGATCTTTTCAAAGACAATCCCGGCGTTCCGTTTACCGGGCACAAGCATATTTCCCAGCAAACCTCCTTTTTGTACCGCGCGGCGGCGGCGGATAAGGCGGCGTTCAAAGCCGCTTTTTCCAAATGGCATAATAAATACAAGTCGCCCGCCCTGGACAAGCTTAATTATTATATTTCGGGCGAAAGCAACCTGCTGACCGATAACATCGGTTCTGAATTTGTACTATGCCAGCTCGAAGAAAACAACAGCATTACCGACGGCAAAATCCTGCTGACCGAATTTTCAAATTACGACAAAGTGAGGCCCGTGCTCCAAAAGCTCGCAAGACTGGCAAATCAGGAAAGCAACGTTTCGGCGGACCAGTACCAGGGCTACGACATTTATGCGATACCTATTCCCGAGCTGCCTTTGGGCTTGTATGGGCCGCTTTTCACGGGTTTTCCCCGCAGCTATATTACCTATGTGGCGCCTTACCTGGTGATCAGCAACAATTCACAGGTTTTGCAGAACTACATTGTCGACTACGAAAACCAGATTACCTGGAAGCAATCCCCCGAATACGACAGCGTGCTCACGAATGTCAATCACGAAGCCCAACTGGCGATGATCGTGAACCTGCGGAAGGCGCAATCGGGAGAAGAAACACAGGTAAGCAAAAAATACAGCGACCTGACGGCCAAGATCGAATCCATTACCCTGCAATGCCGTTTCGACGGCAGTGAAGCCTTCCCCGAACTCACGTTCCAACCCAAAAAACGGCAAACCGCGAGCAAGGTGCTCAATCGTACTTTCCTGAACATCGACATCGAGTGGCCGGACATCTACGATTCGGAACTGGCCGCTTTGCAGAACCCGATCGACGGCAGCTCGGAAATATTGCTAACCGACAAGGAGCACAACCTGCTCAGAACAAATAACCTCCGTGAGGGAAAAACCGAAACCATCGCGAAACTGAACGGACCGATCGGCACCTCGGCTTACAAGGTCGACTTTCTGAACATCGGCCGCCAGCAACGCATTTTCGCAACGGGGCGCACGGTATATGCACTGGATGAAGACGACTCCACGAACGTCTCCACATTCCAGGCACATTTGCCCGCTTCCGACGCCATTTCCGCGTTGTACCTGATCGACGGCGGTGAAGACGGCAGTAACAGGTTTATCGTCAAGAGCTCCGCCGAAGAGCTGTTTGTATGGGAAAGCGTGACGCGTCCGCTCAAACGTCTCAACCATTCGGTGCGCTTCGACAAGATCGTCGGGCCGGTGGTGGCGCTGAACCAGATAGGCAACAGAGGGTTTATCGTGACGCAACAAAACGGGAAAATTTATCTGCTCAAAGAAAACGGCACCGTGAGGCCCGGCTTCCCGGTCGATATCCTGACACGGGCGGAAAGCCCTTTCACGTGGGCGCAGAACCCGCAGACCGGCCAGCCCGAACTCGTGGGCGTGAGCGTTTCCGGGGAGCTGATCCGCATCAGCCTTGATGGCAAGATCACATCGCGGAAGCAATTGCTCCGGCCCGAACCCGGCTCCCGGTTTCGGATTCTTTTCGACCGCAATTCGCTGGATTGGATATTGGTGCGGTCGGTCAACTCCAAAACCGCCATTATTACCAAAGACGGGCGCGAGTTGTTCGAAATCAAGGATATTTTACCCAATGCGGTGATCCAATACCATTTCTTCGGGGTCGACAACAGGTTTATCACCATCAAATCGGGCAGTTATACGACGGTTTTCGATATGAATGGAAAGCGCCTGGGCGACAAAGCGATCCCGTCGGAAATGCCGGTGCAGCTTACTTACCAGCCGGGCTATTATAAATTACTGATATTCAGCCGGTCGGAAAAGAAAATTCAGGTTTGGTCGATCAAGTTGAGATAA